One window of the Candidatus Sulfotelmatobacter sp. genome contains the following:
- a CDS encoding SMP-30/gluconolactonase/LRE family protein — translation MQVRGLLGIALALMFSAAAAKAQEVTVVSDVLGPEGPLFIDGNLYYVAWTTGSLSRWDGKTTTVLNSMPGCSHNGLALTKRKTFLLACTDEHGAILELDMTGRQLHRWDADDRGRPFTGGINDVVVTPNGGAYATVFGPYHEVPTEVAGRILYLAPGSQKWIEVANDLNYANGVGVSPDQKTLYVSETVGNCILKFSIRPDGSLGRRANFALLNLLVPDKHRSWWLGPDSMKLDRKGNLYVAQWFGGKILKISPDGKLLHVFPIAAGDGTTNVAFGPGEKDLYVTVVKDPNDPKARGSVVRVPNVE, via the coding sequence GACGTGCTCGGCCCCGAGGGGCCGCTCTTCATCGACGGCAACCTCTACTACGTGGCGTGGACGACCGGGTCACTCTCCCGCTGGGACGGCAAGACCACCACCGTGCTCAATTCGATGCCCGGGTGCAGTCACAATGGCCTCGCCCTGACGAAGCGGAAGACCTTCCTGCTCGCCTGCACCGACGAACATGGGGCGATCCTCGAGCTGGACATGACGGGCCGGCAGCTCCACCGCTGGGATGCCGACGACCGGGGCCGCCCGTTCACCGGTGGCATCAACGACGTCGTGGTCACCCCGAATGGCGGTGCGTATGCCACGGTCTTCGGCCCCTATCACGAGGTGCCCACCGAGGTCGCCGGCAGGATCCTGTACCTGGCCCCCGGAAGCCAGAAATGGATCGAAGTCGCGAACGACTTGAATTACGCCAATGGCGTCGGCGTCTCGCCCGACCAGAAGACGCTCTATGTGAGCGAAACGGTCGGCAATTGCATCCTCAAGTTCTCGATCCGTCCCGATGGCTCGCTCGGCCGGCGAGCGAACTTCGCGCTCCTGAATCTGCTGGTTCCGGACAAGCATCGGTCGTGGTGGCTCGGTCCCGACAGCATGAAGCTCGATCGCAAGGGCAATCTGTACGTCGCTCAATGGTTCGGCGGAAAGATCCTGAAGATCTCCCCCGACGGGAAGCTGCTACACGTGTTCCCGATCGCAGCGGGCGACGGCACCACGAACGTCGCATTCGGCCCCGGCGAGAAGGATCTGTACGTGACGGTGGTGAAGGATCCGAACGATCCCAAGGCCAGGGGAAGCGTCGTGCGGGTTCCGAACGTCGAGTAG